A genomic segment from Deinococcus sp. YIM 77859 encodes:
- a CDS encoding Lrp/AsnC family transcriptional regulator, whose product MKQYGGSLDPLDHRILEELQTDSRLSMRELGRRVGLSAPAVTERVRRLEDAGVILGYGVRVASKPLGRAITAFIGVQDSGRNDPTLVRWAKKHDSVLECHSVTGDNSCILKVAVPDVGALEALLSELIAMGFTCDTSIVLSTPLEGKVLLPPK is encoded by the coding sequence ATGAAGCAGTACGGCGGCTCTCTCGATCCCCTCGATCACCGCATTTTGGAAGAATTACAGACCGACTCCCGCCTGAGCATGCGCGAGCTCGGCCGCCGTGTCGGCCTTTCCGCCCCCGCCGTCACCGAGCGAGTCCGGCGCCTGGAGGACGCGGGCGTGATTCTCGGCTACGGGGTGCGCGTCGCGTCCAAGCCCCTTGGCCGGGCCATCACCGCCTTTATCGGCGTGCAAGACAGCGGACGCAACGATCCCACACTGGTGCGGTGGGCCAAGAAGCATGACAGCGTGCTTGAATGTCACAGCGTCACCGGTGACAACTCCTGTATCCTCAAAGTCGCCGTGCCCGATGTGGGCGCGCTTGAGGCCCTGCTCTCCGAACTGATCGCGATGGGCTTTACCTGTGACACCAGCATCGTGCTGAGTACGCCCCTAGAGGGCAAAGTGCTGCTGCCACCCAAGTAA
- a CDS encoding acetyl ornithine aminotransferase family protein, which produces MTTATQTRQPLLKTALPGPKTRAIMERDAQHLSTSYMRPYPFVPDHGEGVWLTDVDGNTMLDFFAGIAVSTTGHAHPHVVKAVQEQVTKFSHVCLTDYPQEITTSLAERLVRHVEKPGEKWRVFFGNSGAEAVEAAVKLARNHTGRSHVISTLGSFHGRTYGAITLTGSKTKYKRGFGPLLPNVTHVPYPNPFRPPLGSTPETCGQAVIDHIESLFQTVLPADEVAAIIIEPMQGEGGYIVPPADFLPGLRALCDRYGILLIFDEVQAGMGRSGKMFSFQHFGVQPDLITLAKGIASGLPISALLAKESVMTWPVGSHGSTFGGNPVAAAAAHATLDLLEGVVRHPGCGENLIDNAASVGEFIMTELRKMQAEFPFLGDVRGRGLFIGLEFVEPDGRPDGKLRDRASLAMFERGLLNLDCGEAVIRISPPLILTREEAQTGLMIMREALSSLR; this is translated from the coding sequence ATGACCACCGCCACCCAGACCCGCCAGCCCCTCCTCAAGACCGCCCTCCCCGGTCCCAAGACCAGGGCCATCATGGAACGCGACGCGCAGCACCTCTCGACCTCGTACATGCGGCCCTACCCCTTCGTGCCCGACCACGGCGAGGGCGTGTGGCTCACCGACGTGGACGGGAATACAATGCTCGATTTCTTTGCGGGCATCGCGGTCAGCACGACGGGTCACGCGCACCCGCATGTGGTCAAGGCCGTGCAGGAGCAGGTGACGAAGTTCAGCCACGTCTGCCTGACCGACTACCCGCAGGAGATCACCACCAGCCTGGCCGAGCGGCTGGTCAGGCACGTCGAGAAGCCCGGCGAGAAGTGGCGCGTCTTCTTCGGCAACAGCGGCGCGGAGGCGGTCGAAGCGGCCGTCAAGCTGGCCCGCAACCACACCGGGCGCAGCCACGTCATCTCCACCTTGGGCAGCTTCCACGGGCGGACCTACGGCGCGATCACGCTGACGGGCTCCAAGACGAAGTACAAGCGCGGTTTCGGGCCCCTGCTCCCCAATGTGACCCACGTGCCCTACCCCAACCCCTTCCGCCCGCCGCTGGGCAGCACCCCGGAAACCTGCGGGCAGGCGGTGATAGACCACATCGAGTCCCTCTTCCAAACGGTTCTTCCCGCCGACGAGGTCGCCGCGATCATCATCGAGCCCATGCAGGGCGAGGGTGGCTACATCGTGCCGCCCGCCGATTTCCTGCCGGGGCTGCGCGCGCTGTGCGACCGCTACGGCATCCTGCTGATTTTCGACGAGGTGCAGGCCGGGATGGGCCGCAGCGGGAAGATGTTCTCCTTTCAGCACTTCGGCGTGCAGCCCGACCTCATCACGCTCGCGAAGGGCATCGCTTCGGGCCTGCCCATCAGCGCGCTGCTGGCCAAAGAAAGCGTGATGACCTGGCCCGTGGGTTCGCACGGCAGCACGTTCGGCGGCAACCCGGTCGCGGCGGCGGCGGCGCATGCCACGCTCGACCTGCTCGAAGGGGTGGTGCGGCACCCCGGCTGCGGCGAGAACCTGATAGACAATGCCGCCAGCGTGGGTGAGTTCATCATGACCGAGCTGCGGAAGATGCAGGCCGAGTTCCCGTTCTTGGGGGATGTGCGCGGTCGGGGCCTCTTTATCGGTCTGGAGTTCGTGGAGCCGGACGGCCGCCCCGACGGCAAGCTGCGCGACCGCGCCAGCCTGGCGATGTTTGAGCGCGGCCTGCTGAACCTCGACTGCGGCGAGGCCGTCATCCGGATCAGCCCGCCCCTGATCCTGACCCGCGAGGAGGCGCAGACAGGGCTCATGATCATGCGGGAGGCGCTTTCGAGCCTGCGCTAG
- the trpE gene encoding anthranilate synthase component I has product MTSAALRPPLALAVQELNADLDTPVTAYLKVARGHPVSFLLESVEAGEKLGRYSFIGVGEQGRFTYRAGRVESGGTFGTFAGPEADPLARLYHAVTRAAPLPAGLPAFVGGAVGYVAYDLVRAYERLPDENPDELKLPDALFIAPEGMVVYDHLKHRLIAVATAETQEQAEAVVATLAARLRGPLPDDLPGRDPAPAPTFHSNFTPQGFMGVVERCLAYIRAGDVFQVVPSQRFSADLTVHPFALYRALRRVNPSPYLGYLALGDVTLVASSPESLLRSDGRLVVTRPIAGTRRRGATPEEDEQLAAELLADEKERAEHLMLVDLGRNDLGRVSRYGSVQVQDAFAVERYSHVMHIVSTVRGELREGQTPLHALASVLPMGTVSGAPKIRAMEIIDELEPVRRGPYGGAFGYIALDGSLDMALTLRTMVIAGGRLHIQAGAGIVADSDPAAEEQETRGKAAALMRAAEMAAGGLS; this is encoded by the coding sequence ATGACCTCTGCCGCCTTGCGTCCACCCCTCGCCCTCGCCGTCCAAGAGCTCAATGCCGACCTCGATACCCCCGTGACCGCCTACCTCAAGGTCGCGCGGGGCCACCCGGTGAGTTTTCTGCTGGAGAGCGTGGAGGCGGGCGAGAAGCTGGGCCGCTACTCCTTTATCGGGGTGGGCGAACAGGGCCGCTTCACGTACCGAGCTGGACGAGTCGAGAGCGGCGGCACCTTTGGAACCTTTGCTGGACCCGAAGCCGACCCCCTCGCGCGGCTGTACCACGCGGTCACCCGTGCCGCGCCTCTGCCCGCTGGACTTCCGGCCTTTGTCGGTGGGGCAGTGGGGTACGTCGCCTACGACCTGGTTCGCGCCTACGAGCGCCTGCCCGACGAGAACCCCGACGAGCTGAAGCTCCCCGACGCCCTCTTTATCGCGCCGGAAGGCATGGTGGTCTACGATCACCTCAAGCACCGGCTGATTGCGGTCGCCACTGCCGAGACACAGGAACAGGCGGAAGCGGTGGTGGCGACCCTCGCTGCGCGCCTGCGTGGTCCCCTTCCCGACGATCTCCCTGGCCGCGACCCTGCGCCCGCCCCCACCTTTCATAGCAACTTTACGCCGCAGGGCTTCATGGGGGTGGTGGAGCGGTGCTTGGCGTACATCCGCGCCGGAGACGTCTTTCAGGTGGTCCCCAGCCAGCGCTTCAGCGCCGACCTCACGGTGCATCCATTCGCCCTGTACCGCGCGCTGCGGCGGGTCAATCCCAGTCCCTACCTCGGTTACCTCGCGCTGGGGGACGTGACCCTGGTCGCTTCCAGCCCGGAAAGCCTGCTGCGGAGTGACGGGCGGCTGGTGGTCACGCGCCCCATCGCGGGCACAAGGCGGCGTGGCGCGACGCCGGAGGAGGACGAGCAGCTGGCCGCTGAACTCCTCGCCGACGAAAAGGAGCGGGCCGAACACCTGATGCTGGTGGATCTGGGCCGCAACGACCTCGGGCGGGTGAGCCGCTACGGCAGCGTGCAGGTGCAGGACGCTTTTGCCGTAGAGCGCTACAGCCACGTCATGCACATCGTCTCCACGGTCAGGGGCGAGCTGCGGGAAGGTCAGACACCCCTGCACGCGCTTGCCAGCGTCCTCCCGATGGGAACGGTGAGCGGCGCTCCCAAGATTCGCGCGATGGAGATCATCGACGAGCTCGAACCTGTTCGCCGCGGTCCCTACGGCGGCGCCTTTGGCTACATCGCCCTCGACGGCAGCCTGGATATGGCCCTGACCCTGCGTACGATGGTGATCGCGGGTGGCCGCCTCCACATTCAGGCTGGGGCGGGCATCGTGGCCGACAGTGATCCGGCCGCAGAGGAACAGGAGACGCGGGGCAAGGCGGCGGCGCTGATGCGGGCGGCGGAGATGGCCGCGGGGGGATTGTCATGA
- the hisH gene encoding imidazole glycerol phosphate synthase subunit HisH: protein MKAPEVLLLDYGAGNVRSAARALERAGMTVRVSGDPADVPHAPALVVPGQGHFRQVMEAFDRHGFHEPVLEAARGGTPLLGICVGMQMLLSGSEEAPGVPGLNLIPGTVRRFMPVPERKVPQMGWNSLDKVGDSPLLRDLACPAYAYFVHSYYVPIDVEVDAGAVTEYGVPFWAALSRDNIHATQFHPEKSGAVGLAILERFRRHVLE from the coding sequence ATGAAGGCTCCCGAAGTTCTCCTCCTCGACTACGGTGCCGGGAATGTCCGCTCGGCTGCCCGCGCCCTGGAACGCGCCGGGATGACCGTCCGCGTGTCGGGCGATCCCGCCGACGTGCCGCACGCGCCCGCCCTCGTCGTGCCCGGACAGGGCCACTTCCGGCAGGTCATGGAGGCGTTCGACCGCCACGGCTTTCATGAACCGGTGCTGGAGGCAGCCCGCGGCGGAACACCCCTGCTCGGGATTTGCGTGGGGATGCAGATGCTGCTGAGCGGCTCAGAGGAAGCCCCCGGCGTGCCCGGCCTGAACCTGATTCCCGGCACGGTGCGCCGCTTTATGCCGGTCCCGGAGCGCAAGGTGCCGCAGATGGGCTGGAACAGCCTCGACAAGGTGGGGGATAGCCCCCTGCTGCGTGACCTCGCCTGCCCCGCCTATGCCTATTTCGTGCACTCGTACTACGTGCCCATAGACGTGGAGGTGGATGCGGGGGCAGTGACCGAGTACGGCGTGCCCTTCTGGGCGGCCCTCAGCCGAGACAACATCCACGCCACACAGTTTCACCCGGAAAAAAGCGGCGCGGTTGGTCTCGCCATTCTGGAACGCTTTCGGCGGCACGTGCTGGAGTGA
- a CDS encoding peroxiredoxin: MSAHVGQPAPSFTARSDDGRLIRLADLRGRWVVLYFYPRAGTPGCSLEARRFEEALPEFERLHAAVIGVSTDTEARQANFRDRCGLSFPLIPDGDRTLCRAYGVTGGLGGLLGLAARQTFLIDPAGLVARHWRLVNPATHAADVLRELRERSSAGSKAPPA; this comes from the coding sequence ATGTCTGCGCACGTCGGTCAGCCCGCCCCCAGCTTTACGGCCCGCAGCGACGATGGCCGCCTCATTCGCCTCGCCGACCTGCGGGGCCGCTGGGTGGTGCTGTACTTCTATCCGCGCGCGGGAACGCCCGGCTGCTCCCTCGAGGCGCGGCGCTTCGAAGAAGCCCTGCCCGAATTCGAGCGCCTCCATGCCGCCGTGATCGGTGTCAGCACCGATACAGAAGCCCGCCAGGCCAACTTTCGCGACCGCTGTGGCCTCTCCTTTCCCCTGATTCCTGATGGGGACCGCACGCTCTGCCGCGCCTACGGGGTCACAGGCGGCCTGGGCGGCCTGCTGGGTCTGGCGGCCCGGCAGACCTTTCTCATCGATCCAGCGGGCCTGGTCGCTCGGCATTGGCGGCTGGTCAACCCGGCCACCCATGCGGCAGACGTGCTGCGTGAGCTGCGCGAGCGGTCTAGCGCAGGCTCGAAAGCGCCTCCCGCATGA
- the hisB gene encoding imidazoleglycerol-phosphate dehydratase HisB, producing the protein MALTATERRATVHRVTSETDITVTLNLDSATSAPPATGHGFLDHMLDALARHGRLGLSVQAKGDLHIEPHHLVEDVGITLGQALTQALGDRRGIERYGSAFVPMDETLAHVVLDLSGRAHLAFEPERLDVWGDAGGMTHYHLREFLRGLCNHAGITMHVRLLAGREAHHVIEAIVKALARALRDAVRVTSEELASTKGLL; encoded by the coding sequence ATGGCCCTCACCGCCACCGAACGTCGCGCCACGGTGCACCGCGTCACCAGTGAAACCGACATCACCGTCACCCTGAACCTCGACTCGGCCACGTCGGCGCCGCCCGCGACCGGCCACGGCTTTCTCGACCATATGCTCGATGCGCTGGCTCGGCATGGGCGCCTAGGCCTGAGCGTGCAGGCGAAGGGCGACCTGCATATCGAGCCGCATCATCTGGTCGAGGACGTGGGCATCACGCTGGGGCAGGCGCTGACCCAGGCGCTGGGGGACCGCCGGGGCATCGAGCGCTACGGGAGCGCCTTTGTGCCCATGGACGAGACGCTCGCCCACGTGGTTCTGGACCTGTCAGGCCGCGCTCACCTCGCCTTTGAGCCGGAGCGGCTGGACGTGTGGGGCGACGCGGGCGGCATGACGCACTACCACCTGCGCGAATTCCTGCGCGGGTTGTGTAACCATGCGGGCATCACGATGCACGTTCGCCTGCTCGCAGGCCGCGAGGCACACCACGTCATCGAGGCGATCGTCAAGGCCCTGGCCCGCGCGCTGCGGGACGCGGTGCGGGTGACCTCCGAGGAACTGGCGAGCACCAAGGGGCTGCTATGA
- the ablA gene encoding lysine 2,3-aminomutase produces the protein MPSSSKLHPQATVRSQQMLPRGHRAPRWADVPDELWYDWKWQLKNRINSVEELEEVIRLTPSERAGASAEGIFRLDITPYFASLMDPEDPTCPVRRQVIPTHHELEPFTSMMEDSLAEDKHSPVPGLVHRYPDRVLMLVTTQCASYCRYCTRSRIVGDPSETFKPDEYRLQLEYLRNTPQVRDVLLSGGDPLTLAPKVLAGLLAELRKIEHIEIIRIGTRVPVFLPMRVTQELCDVLAEHHPLWMNIHVNHPKEITPEVAEACDRLTRAGIPLGNQSVLLRGVNDHPVIMQKLVRELVKIRVRPYYIYQCDLVHGAGHLRTTVAKGLEIMESLRGHTSGYSVPTYVVDAPGGGGKIPVAPNYVLSHSPEKLILRNFEGYIAAYSEPTDYTGPDMAVPEEWYRKEPGQTGIYGLMEGERISIEPKEFSESRARPGAIQHRLNSREDKWAAYGVGEHSGPLTHSTLVTDTAPDGQVNAPQPVGGD, from the coding sequence ATGCCGAGTTCCAGCAAACTGCACCCACAGGCGACCGTGCGGTCGCAACAGATGCTGCCCCGTGGCCACCGCGCTCCCAGGTGGGCGGACGTGCCGGATGAACTGTGGTACGACTGGAAGTGGCAGCTCAAGAACCGCATCAATTCGGTGGAGGAACTCGAGGAGGTCATTCGCCTGACGCCTTCCGAGCGGGCCGGGGCAAGCGCCGAGGGCATCTTTCGCCTGGACATCACGCCCTACTTCGCTTCCCTGATGGACCCCGAAGACCCCACCTGCCCGGTGCGGCGTCAGGTGATTCCTACCCACCACGAGCTCGAACCCTTCACCTCGATGATGGAGGATTCCCTCGCGGAGGACAAGCACAGCCCGGTGCCTGGCCTGGTTCACCGTTACCCCGACCGAGTGCTGATGCTGGTCACGACCCAGTGTGCGAGCTACTGCCGCTACTGCACTCGCTCGCGCATCGTGGGTGATCCCAGCGAGACCTTTAAACCCGACGAGTACCGGCTGCAACTCGAGTACCTGCGCAACACGCCGCAGGTGCGGGACGTGCTGCTCTCCGGCGGCGACCCCCTCACCCTCGCGCCGAAAGTCCTCGCGGGCCTGCTCGCAGAGCTGCGCAAGATTGAGCACATCGAGATCATCCGCATCGGTACGCGCGTGCCGGTCTTTTTGCCCATGCGTGTCACGCAGGAACTCTGCGACGTGCTGGCCGAGCACCATCCCCTCTGGATGAATATCCACGTGAATCATCCCAAGGAGATCACGCCGGAGGTCGCCGAAGCCTGCGACCGCCTCACCCGCGCGGGCATTCCTTTGGGCAACCAGAGCGTGCTGCTGCGCGGCGTGAATGACCACCCGGTCATCATGCAGAAGCTGGTACGCGAGCTTGTCAAGATTCGCGTGCGTCCCTACTACATCTACCAGTGTGACCTCGTGCACGGCGCCGGACACCTACGCACCACCGTTGCCAAGGGCCTCGAGATCATGGAGAGCCTGCGCGGCCACACCTCCGGCTACTCCGTTCCGACCTACGTCGTGGACGCGCCCGGCGGCGGCGGCAAGATTCCCGTCGCGCCCAACTACGTCCTCTCGCACAGCCCGGAAAAGCTCATTCTTCGCAACTTCGAGGGTTACATCGCCGCCTACTCCGAGCCGACCGACTACACGGGGCCCGATATGGCCGTTCCCGAGGAGTGGTACCGCAAGGAACCCGGTCAGACCGGCATCTACGGCCTGATGGAGGGCGAGCGCATCTCCATCGAGCCCAAGGAATTCAGCGAGAGCCGCGCGCGGCCCGGCGCGATCCAGCACCGCCTCAATAGCCGCGAGGACAAATGGGCGGCGTACGGGGTGGGCGAACACAGCGGCCCCCTCACCCACAGCACGCTGGTGACGGACACTGCGCCGGACGGCCAGGTGAACGCACCGCAGCCGGTGGGTGGGGACTGA
- a CDS encoding 1,4-alpha-glucan branching enzyme, producing MSSLPLPLDHGHLQKLVTADLVRPDHLLGAHPVTENGVEGVRFAVWAPNAQHVSVVGDFNGWNGFDHPMQRLDFGFWGAFVPSARPGQRYKFRVTGADGRTVDKMDPYGTLTEVRPHTASIIWQPSFEWTDDAWMQKRTPGFDRPISIYEVHVGSWARRDDGWFLNYRDLAHRLADYVTDLGYTHVELLGVMEHPFDGSWGYQVTGYYAPTSRLGAPEDFAYLVNYLHERGIGVIVDWVPGHFPTDEAGLARFDGAPLYEYSDPRKGYHHDWNTYIFDYGRNEVVMFLIGSALKWLQDFHVDGLRVDAVASMLYLDFSRTEWVPNIHGGRENLEAIAFLKRLNEVVHHMAPGCMMIAEESTAFPGVTSPTPFGLGFDYKWAMGWMNDTLFYFEQDPLWRKYHHHKLTFFNVYRTGENYILAISHDEVVHLKKSMVSKMPGDWYMRRAGYRAFLAMMWTTPGKKLLFMGQEFAQGTEWNHDEALPWDMADIPEHRGVMNLVRRLNGLYRERPDLHVGDTWDEGQLWVSADDTEHSIYAYIRRDPRSQAEGGGAWSLTVANLTPVYREAYPIGVPQGGEYRVLLSTDDGEYGGFGTQQPDLTAKEEGWNGQTHHLRLNLPPMSVLILEHLGETPRSEDR from the coding sequence ATGAGTTCCCTGCCTCTGCCGCTGGACCACGGGCATCTTCAGAAACTGGTCACCGCCGACCTCGTGCGCCCGGACCACCTCCTGGGGGCGCATCCCGTCACCGAGAACGGCGTGGAGGGCGTGCGCTTTGCGGTGTGGGCGCCGAACGCACAGCATGTGAGCGTCGTCGGGGACTTCAATGGTTGGAACGGCTTTGACCACCCCATGCAGCGCCTGGACTTCGGCTTCTGGGGGGCCTTTGTGCCCTCGGCGCGGCCCGGGCAGCGCTACAAGTTCCGGGTGACCGGCGCCGACGGGCGCACCGTGGACAAGATGGACCCCTACGGCACCTTGACCGAAGTCCGCCCCCATACGGCCAGCATCATCTGGCAGCCCTCCTTCGAGTGGACGGACGACGCCTGGATGCAGAAGCGGACGCCGGGCTTCGACCGGCCCATCAGCATCTACGAGGTCCACGTCGGGTCCTGGGCTCGGCGCGACGACGGCTGGTTCCTGAATTACCGCGACCTGGCGCACCGCCTGGCCGACTACGTGACTGACCTGGGCTACACCCACGTCGAGCTGCTGGGCGTGATGGAGCACCCCTTCGACGGCTCCTGGGGTTACCAGGTGACCGGCTACTACGCGCCGACGAGCCGCCTGGGGGCCCCCGAGGACTTCGCCTACCTGGTGAATTACCTCCACGAGCGGGGCATCGGCGTGATCGTGGACTGGGTGCCGGGGCACTTCCCGACCGACGAGGCGGGCCTCGCGCGCTTTGACGGCGCGCCGCTCTACGAGTATTCGGATCCGCGTAAGGGCTACCACCACGACTGGAACACCTACATCTTCGACTATGGCCGCAACGAGGTCGTGATGTTCCTGATCGGCTCGGCGCTGAAGTGGCTCCAGGATTTCCACGTGGACGGCCTGCGGGTGGACGCGGTGGCCTCGATGCTGTACCTCGATTTCTCGCGCACCGAATGGGTGCCCAATATTCACGGCGGGCGCGAGAACCTGGAAGCGATCGCCTTTCTCAAGCGGCTGAATGAGGTTGTGCATCACATGGCGCCGGGCTGCATGATGATCGCGGAGGAAAGCACCGCCTTTCCCGGGGTCACTTCCCCGACGCCCTTCGGTCTGGGCTTCGATTACAAGTGGGCGATGGGGTGGATGAACGACACCCTGTTCTATTTCGAGCAGGATCCTCTGTGGCGCAAGTACCACCACCACAAGCTGACCTTTTTCAACGTGTACCGCACCGGCGAGAACTACATCCTGGCGATCAGCCATGACGAGGTGGTTCACCTCAAGAAGTCGATGGTGTCGAAGATGCCCGGCGACTGGTACATGAGGCGGGCGGGCTACCGCGCCTTCCTGGCCATGATGTGGACCACGCCCGGCAAGAAGCTGCTGTTCATGGGCCAGGAATTCGCGCAGGGAACGGAGTGGAACCACGACGAGGCGCTGCCCTGGGACATGGCCGATATCCCCGAACACCGTGGGGTCATGAATCTGGTGCGCCGCCTGAACGGCCTCTACCGCGAGCGGCCCGACCTCCACGTAGGTGACACCTGGGACGAGGGCCAGCTGTGGGTGAGCGCGGACGACACCGAGCACAGCATCTACGCCTACATCCGCCGCGACCCCCGTTCCCAGGCAGAGGGCGGCGGCGCCTGGAGTCTGACGGTCGCCAACCTCACCCCCGTCTACCGCGAGGCTTACCCCATCGGGGTGCCCCAGGGCGGCGAGTACCGCGTCCTGCTCTCTACCGATGACGGCGAGTACGGCGGCTTCGGCACCCAGCAGCCCGACCTGACCGCGAAGGAGGAGGGCTGGAACGGGCAGACGCACCACCTGCGCCTGAACCTGCCGCCCATGAGCGTGCTCATTCTGGAACACCTGGGCGAGACGCCCCGCAGCGAGGACCGGTGA
- the trpD gene encoding anthranilate phosphoribosyltransferase translates to MTSGTAALDARATHIRLMNGERLTQAEAAAFMREVMDGNVSGVRLAAALAALRVRGETAEEIAGFAQAMRENAVQVHVEPRDVLLDVVGTGGDGAHTFNISTTAALVVAAAGVPVAKHGNRAASSRAGSADVLEALGVNLDASPQVVADGVNELGIGFMFARNYHPALRHAAPVRADLAARTVFNILGPLANPAGATHLVVGVFKPELTPMLAEVLRRLGTRGATVVHGSGLDEFTVCGLNTVTGLREGEVIDRTMHPEEFGVSLHPKEAIVGGTPAENAEITRALLTGGGTPAQRDIVALNAGAALRTAERVGSIREGVAQAREVMASGAAWELLQRYAAHTRQAES, encoded by the coding sequence ATGACCTCGGGGACGGCAGCACTGGACGCGCGGGCGACGCACATCCGCCTGATGAACGGCGAGCGGCTGACGCAGGCGGAGGCAGCGGCCTTTATGCGCGAGGTGATGGACGGGAATGTCAGCGGTGTGCGGCTGGCGGCGGCGCTCGCCGCGCTGCGGGTGCGGGGCGAGACCGCAGAGGAGATCGCGGGATTTGCCCAAGCCATGCGGGAGAACGCCGTGCAGGTCCACGTGGAACCGCGTGACGTGCTGCTCGACGTGGTGGGCACGGGAGGCGACGGCGCCCACACCTTCAACATCAGCACCACCGCGGCCTTGGTGGTGGCGGCGGCGGGGGTTCCGGTCGCCAAGCACGGCAACCGCGCCGCGAGCAGCCGTGCCGGAAGTGCCGATGTCCTCGAAGCCTTGGGTGTCAATCTCGACGCTTCGCCGCAGGTCGTGGCGGACGGGGTCAATGAGCTCGGCATTGGCTTTATGTTCGCGCGCAACTACCATCCGGCCCTGCGCCACGCCGCGCCTGTTCGCGCCGACCTCGCCGCCCGCACGGTGTTTAACATCCTGGGACCGCTCGCCAATCCTGCGGGGGCGACCCACCTGGTCGTGGGTGTCTTTAAACCTGAGCTGACGCCCATGCTCGCCGAGGTGCTGCGGCGCTTGGGAACGCGGGGAGCGACCGTCGTGCACGGCAGCGGCCTGGATGAATTCACGGTGTGCGGCCTGAACACCGTGACTGGCCTGCGCGAAGGCGAGGTGATCGACCGCACGATGCACCCCGAAGAGTTCGGCGTGAGCCTACACCCCAAGGAGGCGATCGTAGGCGGCACACCCGCCGAGAATGCGGAGATCACCCGCGCCCTTCTCACCGGTGGCGGGACGCCCGCACAGCGCGATATCGTGGCCCTAAACGCGGGAGCGGCCCTCCGCACGGCAGAGCGTGTGGGCAGCATCCGCGAGGGCGTAGCGCAGGCTCGCGAGGTCATGGCGAGCGGCGCGGCATGGGAGCTGTTGCAGCGGTACGCCGCGCACACCCGTCAAGCGGAGTCCTGA
- a CDS encoding aminodeoxychorismate/anthranilate synthase component II, giving the protein MPLRILLIDNYDSFTYNLVQSFGELGCELTVWRNDRFTLDDVRALDPDAIVVSPGPCTPREAGRSVEVIRELGPTYPTLGVCLGHQSIGEAFGARVERARHPVHGKTSVLRHDGTGLFAGLGKEVRVTRYHSLLVRDLPPELLPVAWTSDPQEEVLMALRHREYPVYGVQFHPESVATADGMAMLHNFLKLVRVYRAEREARA; this is encoded by the coding sequence ATGCCCCTGCGTATCCTCCTGATCGATAATTACGACTCCTTTACCTACAACCTCGTTCAGTCTTTCGGTGAACTCGGCTGCGAGCTGACGGTGTGGCGCAACGACCGCTTTACCCTGGACGACGTTCGTGCCCTCGACCCCGACGCCATCGTCGTCTCGCCCGGTCCCTGTACGCCGCGTGAGGCGGGCCGCAGCGTGGAGGTGATCCGCGAGCTGGGGCCAACCTACCCGACCTTGGGGGTGTGTCTGGGTCACCAGAGCATCGGAGAGGCGTTCGGGGCCCGGGTCGAGCGGGCGCGGCACCCCGTGCACGGCAAGACGAGCGTGCTGCGGCATGACGGCACAGGCCTCTTTGCCGGGTTGGGGAAAGAGGTGCGGGTCACACGCTACCACTCGCTGCTCGTCCGCGACCTGCCGCCCGAACTTCTGCCCGTCGCCTGGACAAGCGATCCGCAGGAGGAGGTGTTGATGGCGCTGCGCCACCGCGAGTATCCCGTGTACGGCGTGCAGTTTCACCCGGAGAGCGTCGCCACCGCAGACGGGATGGCGATGCTCCACAACTTTCTGAAGCTCGTTCGGGTCTACCGGGCAGAGCGGGAGGCGCGGGCATGA